One stretch of Schlesneria sp. DSM 10557 DNA includes these proteins:
- a CDS encoding enolase C-terminal domain-like protein: MRISRVEALRIRQPDFESFEWWCTSSLDLLYDEGKSNRERGAGVFNVPIDLRRDPVFHVLVRVTTDDGLYGLGAIGLGSQAMADAVEQLLAPLIIGRNPFDTELNWELMYRSTLNIGRKGLILEAISGIDIAIWDILGKAMGQPVYNLLGGKTRERIRAYASALYADKNLDRLASSARQYVDAGFTAMKMRFGYGPQDGRPGMRKNAELVRTIRDAIGDDIDLMGDAYMGWTTQYAIEMIRMLEDYHLAWIEEPISPDDLDGYARIRNSTTTAIAGGEHEFTRYGFKELITRGCVDYVQLDVNRVGGVTEARKVWALAAAYALPVVPHSQNYHNQHLIMSHVNSPLSEYLPPDFRDGDTFLSELFVGDAVAHDGHITLSDQPGMGVELNEAAIAEFLLK; the protein is encoded by the coding sequence GTGCGAATATCACGAGTTGAGGCGCTGCGGATCAGGCAGCCGGACTTTGAATCGTTCGAATGGTGGTGTACCAGTTCGCTCGATCTGCTCTATGACGAGGGGAAGAGCAACAGGGAGCGTGGCGCGGGGGTGTTCAATGTCCCTATTGATCTGCGACGTGATCCCGTCTTCCACGTTCTCGTGCGCGTCACGACCGATGACGGCCTGTATGGTCTCGGCGCGATCGGACTCGGTTCGCAGGCGATGGCGGATGCGGTAGAGCAACTGCTCGCCCCGCTCATCATTGGTCGAAATCCATTCGATACCGAGCTCAACTGGGAGCTGATGTATCGATCAACCCTGAACATCGGCCGCAAGGGCCTGATTCTCGAGGCCATCAGCGGTATTGATATCGCGATTTGGGACATCCTCGGTAAAGCCATGGGGCAGCCGGTCTACAACCTGCTCGGTGGTAAAACGCGGGAACGGATCCGCGCTTACGCGAGTGCGCTCTACGCCGACAAGAATTTGGATCGGCTGGCGAGTTCCGCTCGCCAATATGTTGATGCCGGATTTACGGCAATGAAGATGCGGTTCGGGTATGGCCCTCAAGACGGTCGACCAGGCATGAGAAAGAATGCCGAACTGGTCCGCACCATTCGCGATGCGATTGGCGACGACATCGATCTGATGGGGGACGCCTACATGGGTTGGACGACTCAGTATGCGATCGAAATGATCCGCATGCTGGAGGATTACCATCTCGCCTGGATTGAAGAGCCGATTTCCCCGGATGATCTCGATGGGTATGCTCGGATTCGCAACTCAACGACCACGGCGATCGCTGGTGGTGAGCACGAGTTTACTCGTTACGGGTTCAAGGAACTGATCACGCGCGGTTGCGTCGATTACGTTCAGCTCGACGTGAATCGAGTTGGCGGTGTGACGGAGGCCAGAAAAGTCTGGGCTCTGGCTGCGGCCTACGCGTTGCCGGTCGTGCCTCATTCGCAGAATTACCACAACCAGCATCTGATCATGTCGCACGTCAATTCACCTCTGTCGGAATACCTGCCCCCCGACTTCCGTGATGGCGACACGTTTCTGTCCGAGCTGTTCGTCGGAGATGCGGTTGCCCACGACGGGCACATTACCTTGTCTGATCAGCCCGGCATGGGTGTGGAACTCAATGAAGCAGCGATTGCCGAATTTCTGCTCAAGTAA
- a CDS encoding APC family permease, with amino-acid sequence MNESIPDLSANTSSAGSHPQLKREVGVLGATMMGLGSIIGTGIFVSIGIAAGVAGPAFILSIAIAALVAACNGLSSAQLAANHPVSGGTYEYGYRWLHPSLGFIAGWMFLCAKTASAATAALGFSGYVLHALGQNESTWLVPLALGVVTVVTALVLSGIRRSSISNIAIVSVTLISLIYFVIAGVPSALASGMTHLTPFFSPLSDTASPVSGFLQSCALMFVAYTGYGRIATLSEEVYEPRRTIPRAIVVTLLVSMGLYLAVGWVSIASVGVDRLAAAGTSNAAPLENIARQFDAPYASLVVATGAVTAMFGVLLNLVLGLSRVVLAMGRRKDLPSFFARVSLLEATPYPAVILVSVLIAALVLTGNVKTTWSFSAFTVLIYYAITNLAAIRMTEDERLYPRWISWLGLLSCLFLAFWVELRIWLVGLALITGGVAWHWVAAQLKRRTAEHDGTI; translated from the coding sequence ATGAATGAATCCATCCCAGATCTCTCGGCCAACACATCGTCCGCAGGATCACACCCGCAACTGAAACGAGAAGTGGGCGTTCTCGGGGCCACTATGATGGGCCTAGGTTCGATTATTGGTACGGGAATCTTCGTGAGTATCGGGATCGCCGCCGGTGTTGCGGGTCCCGCCTTCATCTTGTCGATTGCGATCGCAGCGTTGGTCGCGGCCTGCAATGGCCTCAGTAGCGCTCAGCTCGCAGCCAATCACCCGGTGAGCGGCGGAACTTACGAATATGGCTATCGCTGGCTGCATCCGAGCCTCGGTTTTATTGCCGGCTGGATGTTTCTCTGCGCCAAGACCGCCTCGGCGGCGACAGCGGCGTTGGGATTCTCTGGCTATGTCCTTCATGCACTTGGTCAGAACGAATCCACCTGGCTGGTTCCACTCGCGTTGGGAGTGGTGACTGTCGTGACCGCTCTCGTCCTGAGCGGCATTCGCCGATCGAGCATCTCAAACATCGCAATTGTCTCGGTGACGTTGATTTCCCTGATTTACTTTGTGATTGCCGGGGTGCCGTCTGCTTTGGCGTCAGGAATGACTCACCTGACTCCCTTTTTTTCACCGTTGTCCGACACTGCGTCCCCCGTCTCGGGGTTTCTGCAGTCATGCGCATTGATGTTCGTGGCCTACACCGGCTATGGAAGAATCGCGACATTGTCCGAAGAAGTGTACGAGCCCCGCCGCACGATTCCGCGGGCTATCGTCGTTACGCTTCTGGTATCGATGGGACTGTATCTGGCCGTGGGTTGGGTGAGTATCGCCTCCGTCGGAGTCGACCGATTGGCCGCGGCCGGAACATCCAATGCCGCTCCCCTGGAGAACATCGCTCGACAATTCGACGCTCCTTATGCTTCCCTGGTCGTAGCCACCGGAGCCGTCACGGCCATGTTCGGGGTCTTGCTGAACCTGGTTCTGGGATTGTCACGCGTTGTCCTCGCCATGGGGCGGAGGAAGGATCTTCCCTCGTTCTTCGCCCGTGTCAGCCTCCTCGAGGCGACACCCTATCCCGCCGTGATTCTTGTCAGCGTGCTGATTGCAGCTCTGGTACTAACTGGTAATGTCAAAACAACCTGGTCGTTCAGCGCCTTCACGGTGCTGATTTACTATGCCATTACCAATCTCGCTGCAATTCGAATGACGGAAGACGAGCGATTGTATCCTCGTTGGATTTCCTGGCTGGGACTATTGTCATGCCTCTTCCTCGCCTTCTGGGTTGAGCTCCGCATTTGGCTGGTCGGTTTGGCACTGATCACCGGCGGCGTCGCCTGGCATTGGGTGGCGGCACAATTGAAACGCCGAACTGCGGAACATGACGGGACAATTTGA
- a CDS encoding DUF2004 domain-containing protein → MAAHQNEIKRRESAARTAIHRAYGTADDEFGATLFVSHHLEELDPSYWTSHFSTTRPNAQQILEALVLRSHWGGDDEIDMFDFTLPGEVTDYAVCVSFDESGKIIEITMES, encoded by the coding sequence ATGGCCGCTCATCAGAACGAAATCAAGAGACGCGAATCTGCAGCACGTACCGCCATCCACCGCGCCTACGGTACAGCCGACGATGAGTTCGGAGCGACCCTGTTCGTGTCGCATCATCTGGAAGAATTGGATCCCTCGTACTGGACATCTCATTTTTCGACGACGCGACCAAACGCTCAGCAGATCCTGGAAGCTTTGGTTCTCCGGTCGCATTGGGGCGGAGACGATGAGATCGATATGTTTGATTTCACACTTCCGGGCGAAGTGACAGACTACGCCGTCTGCGTCAGTTTCGATGAGTCGGGAAAAATCATCGAGATCACCATGGAAAGTTGA
- a CDS encoding dihydrofolate reductase family protein has translation MAKFVYGMNQSLDGYVDHMKMQTGPVLFRHWVEHVRGLTGSVYGRHVYELMRYWDEDRSEWNSDQQEFADVWRRQPKWVVSRTLKSVGPNATLVSDDLEAFMSDLKARHSGEISVSGPNLAQSLTELGLIDEYRLYLHPVVLGNGKPFFAGPRPPLRFVTCEEMGDGTIRLTYVPA, from the coding sequence ATGGCGAAATTTGTCTACGGAATGAACCAGTCCCTGGACGGCTACGTCGACCACATGAAAATGCAAACCGGTCCCGTGCTTTTTCGTCACTGGGTAGAGCACGTTCGAGGTCTGACCGGAAGTGTCTATGGTCGGCATGTCTATGAACTGATGCGGTATTGGGACGAAGACCGGTCAGAGTGGAATTCTGATCAACAGGAATTCGCTGACGTCTGGCGCAGGCAACCGAAGTGGGTGGTCTCGCGTACGTTGAAGTCCGTCGGTCCCAATGCCACGCTCGTCTCAGATGACCTCGAGGCCTTCATGAGCGATCTCAAAGCTCGACATTCCGGCGAAATCTCTGTCTCTGGACCGAATCTGGCCCAGAGCCTCACTGAACTCGGCCTGATCGACGAGTATCGCCTCTACTTGCACCCTGTTGTACTCGGTAACGGCAAACCCTTCTTTGCAGGACCGCGTCCACCGCTCCGCTTCGTCACATGTGAAGAAATGGGCGACGGCACGATCAGACTGACGTATGTTCCCGCTTAG
- a CDS encoding pirin family protein → MKALRQIISGVHPHWVGDGFPVRSLFSYAEGNRFDPFLLLDYAGPHHFGPAEAPRGVGEHPHRGFETITIVYQGELAHRDSSGSQGVIQAGDVQWMTAAAGVVHEEFHSERFTREGGTLEMVQLWLNLPAQDKMSHPKYQGLVDSEIPRVPLPNEAGTVRVIAGTFQGTRGPAQTFTPVNVWDVQLGESKQAELSLPEGHTSLMIVQSGVLRIDGQPIHGVELAELERAGSEVQVAAESSARLLVLTGEPIGEKVVGQGPFVMNTREEITQAILDYRNGRMGHLT, encoded by the coding sequence ATGAAAGCGCTACGTCAAATTATTTCCGGTGTGCACCCGCACTGGGTTGGTGACGGATTTCCTGTTCGGAGTCTGTTTTCTTATGCCGAGGGCAACCGGTTCGATCCCTTCCTGTTGCTTGATTACGCCGGACCGCACCACTTCGGGCCGGCTGAAGCCCCTCGTGGTGTCGGGGAGCATCCGCATCGTGGATTTGAAACCATTACGATCGTCTACCAGGGGGAACTGGCTCACCGCGATTCGTCGGGCAGCCAGGGGGTAATTCAGGCAGGGGACGTGCAGTGGATGACTGCCGCCGCGGGCGTTGTCCATGAAGAGTTTCACAGTGAGCGGTTTACGCGCGAGGGTGGTACACTGGAGATGGTTCAGCTCTGGCTTAACCTTCCCGCGCAGGACAAGATGTCTCACCCGAAGTATCAGGGCCTGGTCGATTCAGAGATTCCCCGTGTCCCGCTGCCGAATGAAGCCGGCACCGTACGGGTGATTGCGGGGACCTTTCAGGGGACTCGCGGTCCCGCGCAAACATTTACCCCGGTCAACGTCTGGGACGTACAACTGGGTGAGTCGAAGCAGGCCGAGTTATCGCTGCCTGAGGGACACACCTCACTGATGATTGTGCAGTCAGGGGTTCTCCGTATTGACGGCCAGCCCATCCACGGTGTGGAACTGGCCGAGCTTGAACGGGCTGGAAGCGAAGTTCAAGTTGCGGCGGAATCCAGCGCTCGACTGCTGGTATTGACGGGGGAACCGATCGGTGAAAAGGTCGTCGGGCAAGGGCCGTTTGTGATGAATACGCGAGAGGAAATCACTCAAGCGATTCTGGACTACAGAAATGGACGAATGGGGCACCTGACTTGA
- a CDS encoding arylsulfatase, with protein MSRRSALALTVVALGCVSGFVGALLNAKDVPQDNPRSDTKTQVDGSVLPFPPTPSASTAGLTIQDSLHKKRVEPKRLSAEAPNILIILIDDVGPGTPSTYGGEVNTPTLSRVAKKGISYNRFHSTAMCSPTRASLLCGRNHTRVGNGQIAEFANDWDGFSGLIPRSSATVAEVLRYYGYNTGAWGKWHNTPAQQTSAKGPFDNWPTGYGFEHFYGFLAGEASQYEPNLMRNTTVVNPHELHRKDYHLTDDIAEDAIGWLQEQQALAPDKPFFMYWAPGAAHGPHQVAKAWADKYKGKFDDGWDKYRERVFARQKELGWIPQDARLTPRPETLAAWDSIPDDEKPFQRRLMEVFAGFAEHADYNAGRVIDEIEKQGKLDNTLIFYIWGDNGSSAEGQNGTISELLAQNGIRTEVSQHIKELDELGGLDALGSAKTDNMYHAGWAWAGSTPYKSTKLVAAHFGGTRQPLAVAWPRKIAPDAKPRSQFHHVIDIAPTIYELTNIVPPRVVNGVPQDEFDGISMAYTFTDSKVKGRRTTQFFDIMGSRGIYHDGWFACTFGPRTPWVPGLPKGIDEWTPESDVWELYNLEEDWTQANDLAADLPEKVAHMKNLFLVESTRNKNLPIGGGLWTMVMHPEDLPMSPFHSWTFNGPLTRIPEATAPKLGALPSNVVMVVDAPENAEGVLYSIGGFAGGLTCFVKNGHLHYEYNLFMIDRTRIKSEAKFPAGKVKVEVESRLTAPRPGSPMDVTLKVNGKTVAQGRVPQTAAVGFTANDCLDIGVDYGSPVSKDYYDHAPAKFSGTVERITFEYVKE; from the coding sequence ATGAGTCGACGATCAGCGTTAGCGCTTACGGTGGTTGCGTTGGGATGCGTCTCCGGCTTTGTCGGGGCCCTGTTGAACGCGAAGGACGTGCCGCAAGACAACCCACGATCAGATACGAAAACACAGGTGGACGGATCTGTCCTGCCGTTTCCACCGACTCCCTCTGCTTCTACCGCCGGCCTGACGATTCAGGATTCGCTTCATAAAAAGAGAGTCGAACCGAAGCGCCTTTCTGCCGAGGCACCGAATATTCTGATCATTCTGATCGACGATGTGGGCCCGGGGACTCCGTCCACTTACGGTGGCGAGGTCAACACACCGACGCTCAGTCGCGTGGCAAAAAAGGGAATTTCCTATAACCGGTTTCATTCCACGGCGATGTGCAGTCCGACGCGGGCATCACTGCTTTGCGGGCGGAATCACACTCGCGTGGGGAATGGTCAGATTGCGGAGTTCGCGAATGATTGGGACGGGTTTAGCGGATTGATTCCTCGATCATCGGCGACTGTCGCCGAAGTCCTTCGGTACTACGGTTACAACACGGGTGCATGGGGCAAATGGCACAACACGCCGGCGCAACAGACATCGGCGAAAGGCCCGTTTGATAACTGGCCAACGGGATACGGATTCGAGCACTTCTACGGCTTTCTGGCGGGCGAAGCATCACAGTACGAACCGAACCTGATGCGGAATACCACGGTCGTTAACCCTCACGAACTGCACCGAAAGGACTACCACCTCACGGATGACATCGCCGAGGACGCCATTGGGTGGCTACAGGAGCAACAGGCACTCGCCCCAGACAAACCGTTCTTCATGTACTGGGCTCCTGGTGCAGCACATGGGCCACATCAAGTCGCGAAGGCGTGGGCCGATAAATACAAAGGAAAATTTGACGACGGCTGGGACAAGTACCGTGAGCGAGTGTTCGCCCGACAGAAAGAACTGGGCTGGATTCCGCAGGACGCCCGGCTCACCCCGCGGCCCGAGACCCTCGCCGCGTGGGATTCAATCCCCGACGACGAGAAACCATTCCAGCGGAGACTCATGGAAGTCTTTGCCGGATTCGCTGAGCACGCCGACTACAACGCGGGACGTGTGATCGATGAAATCGAGAAGCAAGGGAAGCTCGACAATACGCTGATCTTCTACATCTGGGGTGACAATGGGTCGTCCGCCGAAGGCCAGAATGGCACCATCAGCGAATTGCTGGCCCAAAACGGTATTCGTACTGAGGTTTCCCAACATATCAAAGAGCTTGATGAACTTGGCGGCCTTGATGCACTCGGCTCAGCGAAAACAGACAACATGTACCACGCCGGCTGGGCATGGGCGGGCAGCACTCCTTACAAATCGACGAAGCTGGTCGCAGCACACTTCGGAGGGACGCGTCAGCCCCTGGCCGTGGCGTGGCCCAGGAAGATCGCGCCGGATGCCAAACCCCGTTCTCAGTTTCACCACGTCATCGACATCGCTCCGACAATCTACGAATTGACCAATATCGTTCCCCCCCGGGTGGTTAATGGTGTACCGCAGGATGAGTTTGATGGAATCAGCATGGCATACACCTTCACCGATTCGAAGGTGAAGGGGCGGCGGACGACCCAGTTCTTTGACATCATGGGGAGTCGTGGGATCTACCATGACGGCTGGTTTGCCTGTACGTTCGGTCCCCGCACCCCCTGGGTTCCTGGATTGCCGAAAGGAATTGACGAATGGACCCCCGAGTCGGATGTCTGGGAGCTTTACAATCTGGAGGAAGACTGGACTCAAGCCAACGATCTGGCGGCAGACCTGCCAGAGAAAGTCGCTCACATGAAGAACCTGTTTCTTGTCGAGTCGACTCGAAACAAAAACCTGCCGATCGGAGGGGGCTTGTGGACGATGGTCATGCACCCCGAAGACTTGCCGATGAGTCCCTTCCACAGTTGGACATTCAACGGTCCTTTAACTCGCATTCCCGAAGCGACGGCTCCCAAGCTGGGAGCACTTCCCAGCAATGTTGTCATGGTTGTCGATGCGCCAGAAAACGCCGAGGGAGTCCTCTACTCGATCGGAGGCTTCGCGGGGGGCCTCACCTGTTTCGTGAAGAATGGTCACCTGCACTATGAATACAACTTGTTCATGATTGACCGCACCCGCATCAAGTCAGAAGCGAAATTTCCGGCAGGGAAGGTGAAGGTCGAGGTCGAGTCCCGACTGACGGCTCCTCGCCCCGGTTCGCCGATGGATGTGACACTCAAAGTGAATGGCAAGACGGTGGCACAAGGGCGCGTACCACAGACGGCGGCTGTCGGCTTTACCGCGAATGACTGTCTCGACATTGGTGTCGACTATGGCTCGCCAGTGTCGAAGGACTACTACGACCACGCTCCGGCAAAATTCAGTGGGACTGTCGAGAGAATAACTTTCGAGTATGTGAAGGAGTAA
- a CDS encoding DUF1214 domain-containing protein yields the protein MNRDTLYSAAVFDLDAGPVKITLPDAGKRFLSMQVINQDHYTPFVAYERGSYTLNRESMGTRYVLAAVRILADPSNPVDIQAATQLQDAIKVEQASKGTFKTTEWDEASQKTVRDLLIALGSQLSDTRGMFGTKAEVQPVRHLIGSAMAWGGNPDKDAFYLNVTPKENDGKVVYRMTIKDVPVDGFWSISVYNAEGFFEENNQQAYTINNVTAKTNADGSVTVQFGGCEGSMPNCLPITPGWNYMVRLYRPRKEILEGKWKFPTAEPVR from the coding sequence ATGAATCGCGACACGCTCTACTCTGCAGCCGTGTTCGATCTGGACGCTGGTCCGGTAAAAATCACGCTCCCGGATGCAGGAAAACGATTCCTTTCGATGCAGGTTATTAATCAGGACCATTACACCCCTTTCGTCGCGTACGAGCGGGGATCTTACACGCTGAACCGTGAGAGCATGGGGACCCGTTACGTCCTGGCTGCGGTACGTATTCTCGCCGACCCTTCAAACCCTGTTGATATTCAGGCCGCGACCCAGCTTCAGGATGCCATTAAGGTTGAACAGGCGAGCAAAGGTACGTTCAAGACAACCGAGTGGGACGAGGCCAGTCAGAAGACCGTTCGCGACCTGTTGATCGCGCTCGGTTCACAGCTTTCCGATACTCGAGGAATGTTTGGCACGAAGGCCGAAGTGCAGCCAGTAAGGCACCTCATCGGGAGCGCAATGGCCTGGGGCGGAAATCCCGACAAAGACGCGTTCTATCTCAATGTCACACCGAAAGAGAACGATGGTAAAGTCGTTTATCGAATGACAATCAAGGACGTTCCCGTCGACGGATTCTGGTCGATCAGCGTGTATAACGCCGAAGGCTTTTTCGAGGAGAATAACCAGCAGGCCTACACGATCAACAACGTGACTGCCAAGACTAACGCGGATGGCTCAGTCACTGTCCAGTTTGGCGGCTGCGAGGGGTCGATGCCGAACTGTCTGCCCATCACACCAGGCTGGAACTATATGGTCCGCCTCTACCGTCCACGGAAAGAGATCCTCGAAGGCAAATGGAAATTTCCGACGGCAGAACCGGTTCGGTGA
- a CDS encoding tautomerase family protein — protein MPIYHCTIAAGTLSSDLKSALAAEVTRIHSAINHVPGRYVNVVFNELAADNVFTDGQPAQPLLITGWVRTGHPDGETSQLLAAIADAATRVTGFPASRILVVIQNSPARFAIEGGRTLPEPGHEHEWIAAGATKNH, from the coding sequence ATGCCGATCTACCACTGCACCATCGCCGCTGGAACGCTTTCGAGTGACTTGAAAAGCGCATTGGCCGCGGAAGTCACGCGTATCCATTCGGCGATCAACCACGTCCCCGGTCGCTACGTCAATGTCGTCTTCAATGAACTTGCCGCAGACAATGTCTTCACCGACGGCCAGCCGGCTCAACCACTATTGATTACAGGATGGGTTCGAACCGGGCACCCTGATGGAGAAACCTCCCAGCTGCTGGCGGCCATTGCGGATGCAGCCACCCGCGTCACAGGGTTTCCTGCTTCCCGTATCCTTGTCGTCATCCAGAATAGCCCCGCACGCTTCGCCATCGAAGGAGGACGCACGCTGCCGGAACCAGGGCATGAACACGAGTGGATTGCGGCAGGGGCAACCAAAAATCACTGA
- the mdlC gene encoding benzoylformate decarboxylase, which yields MTGRPTVHDATYDLLRELGLTTVFGNPGSTEQSFLRDFPDDFTYVLALQEASALAMADGFAQSTGKPTLVNLHTAAGTGNAMGSLVAAYRSNTPLIVTAGQQTREMSLIDPYLNNPNATLLPQPWVKWAFEPARAEDVPGAFMQAYAVAMQPPQGPVFISIPMDDWDKPALGPAAVRTVSDRVAPDPARLAQFAEKINAAKRPMLLYGPEIDRAGAWAAGIEFAEKLQVPVYGSALSDRVSFPEDHPLYAGPLPLTIADVEKVIGQYDLVVAMGAQVFRYYPYVAGNYLPEGVELLQITSDPHLSAVAPVGASLVGDVGIALKELTLLVEVAAGRVPPRPLLRQRRKEGHATAPLTSNAVYEVLSEVKPANAVLVMESTSTLLDQFNWLPTTRPCSFFATGSGGIGWGVPGAVGVALGDREKGVKRTIVATIGDGSFQYSVQAIWTAARHKLPIIFVVFRNGEYAILKSFALLEKTPHVPGLDLPGLDIASLATGFGCRGINVETTEELAREFRMALDVEGPTVIVVPTKPQLPHLG from the coding sequence ATGACCGGACGACCTACAGTTCATGACGCGACTTATGATCTTCTGAGAGAGCTGGGACTGACAACCGTGTTTGGCAATCCCGGTTCGACAGAACAATCGTTTCTGCGAGATTTCCCGGACGACTTCACCTATGTGTTAGCACTTCAGGAAGCCTCTGCATTGGCAATGGCGGACGGATTCGCTCAGTCGACCGGTAAGCCGACGTTGGTCAACCTGCACACTGCTGCCGGAACCGGAAACGCCATGGGAAGTCTGGTTGCCGCCTACCGTTCAAATACTCCGCTGATCGTTACCGCCGGCCAGCAGACCCGTGAAATGTCACTGATCGATCCTTACCTCAATAACCCCAACGCGACACTACTGCCTCAGCCATGGGTCAAATGGGCCTTTGAGCCGGCGCGCGCCGAAGATGTCCCCGGGGCTTTCATGCAGGCCTACGCCGTTGCCATGCAGCCCCCTCAAGGACCGGTTTTTATTTCGATTCCGATGGACGATTGGGACAAGCCGGCACTCGGGCCGGCCGCCGTCCGTACGGTGAGCGACCGAGTCGCCCCGGATCCTGCGCGACTGGCTCAATTCGCTGAGAAAATCAACGCCGCGAAACGCCCCATGCTGCTGTACGGGCCTGAGATTGATCGGGCCGGCGCCTGGGCAGCGGGAATCGAATTCGCTGAGAAGTTACAGGTCCCCGTTTACGGCAGCGCACTATCGGACCGCGTGTCGTTTCCCGAGGACCATCCGCTCTATGCGGGACCATTGCCACTCACGATTGCCGACGTTGAGAAGGTGATCGGTCAATACGACCTCGTCGTGGCCATGGGTGCCCAGGTTTTCCGCTACTATCCCTATGTGGCCGGCAACTACCTGCCAGAAGGGGTGGAACTCTTGCAGATCACTTCGGATCCGCACCTGAGTGCTGTTGCACCTGTCGGCGCGAGTCTGGTGGGTGACGTTGGCATCGCTCTAAAGGAGCTGACGTTGCTGGTGGAGGTGGCGGCGGGCCGCGTGCCTCCTCGACCTCTCCTCCGGCAGCGTCGCAAAGAAGGTCACGCCACCGCCCCCCTCACCTCAAACGCGGTGTACGAAGTCTTGAGCGAGGTCAAGCCAGCTAATGCAGTACTGGTGATGGAATCCACCTCGACCCTGCTCGACCAGTTCAACTGGCTACCCACGACACGCCCTTGTAGTTTCTTCGCGACTGGGAGTGGTGGAATCGGCTGGGGTGTGCCCGGAGCAGTTGGCGTGGCGCTGGGGGACCGTGAGAAGGGCGTCAAACGGACCATCGTCGCGACGATCGGTGATGGCTCGTTCCAGTACTCTGTCCAGGCGATCTGGACTGCGGCGCGCCACAAGTTGCCCATCATCTTCGTGGTGTTCCGAAATGGTGAGTACGCGATCCTCAAGTCGTTCGCACTCCTCGAAAAGACCCCGCACGTTCCCGGATTGGATCTTCCGGGGCTGGATATCGCGTCACTGGCAACGGGGTTCGGATGCCGCGGCATCAATGTCGAGACCACGGAAGAACTGGCGAGGGAATTTCGGATGGCTCTTGATGTAGAAGGTCCAACTGTGATTGTCGTCCCCACGAAACCCCAGCTTCCCCACCTGGGTTAG
- a CDS encoding cupin domain-containing protein codes for MVRKIWITALGIGLTASGYAIATHEGHEHGTVRPLAAWDIKEKIDGKVSKGTAAEVTLEPGQAGAAHRHPGPVLGYVLEGEYEWAIDDQPPKVLKAGQTFYEPGGCLHRVSKNPGKSKTRVLAWVIHSRDAKDLVIPE; via the coding sequence ATGGTTCGCAAAATCTGGATTACGGCACTGGGAATCGGTTTGACGGCAAGCGGGTATGCGATCGCAACCCATGAAGGCCATGAGCATGGCACCGTGAGGCCTCTTGCGGCCTGGGACATCAAGGAAAAAATTGACGGCAAAGTATCAAAGGGGACCGCGGCTGAGGTCACTCTCGAGCCGGGTCAGGCAGGGGCTGCTCACCGCCACCCGGGACCCGTTCTGGGCTACGTCCTGGAAGGGGAGTACGAATGGGCCATCGACGACCAGCCGCCCAAAGTGTTAAAAGCGGGTCAGACTTTCTATGAGCCTGGCGGATGTCTGCACCGAGTTTCGAAAAACCCGGGCAAGTCGAAAACACGCGTTCTGGCATGGGTCATCCACTCGCGTGATGCGAAGGATCTGGTCATTCCGGAATAG